Proteins from a single region of bacterium:
- a CDS encoding GntR family transcriptional regulator: MEAAATAALRDAILTGVFQPGERLRQQRLAEDLMVSRVPVIGALRALEQEGLVTLVPHRGATVRILEPAEIQETYQLRILLETFALRKALRRITTPETGELADLAREMDASGDGDRAARLTERFYQRIYAIAGCPLTADIVSRLRANVGRYWLGLRVVPKHHLAHSVIVDAIRSGDSARAEQWIADHLTRVSSELQQRIRSTRRRHTDAST; the protein is encoded by the coding sequence GTGGAGGCGGCGGCGACGGCGGCCCTCCGGGACGCGATACTGACGGGAGTGTTCCAGCCCGGCGAGCGGCTGCGCCAGCAGCGTCTGGCCGAGGATCTGATGGTGTCACGGGTTCCGGTCATTGGCGCTTTGCGGGCGCTCGAACAAGAGGGGTTGGTGACGCTCGTCCCTCATCGTGGAGCGACTGTGCGCATCCTTGAACCCGCCGAGATCCAAGAGACTTACCAGCTTCGCATCCTGTTGGAGACCTTCGCGTTGCGCAAAGCACTGCGGCGTATCACGACGCCCGAAACCGGAGAGTTGGCCGACCTCGCTCGCGAGATGGACGCTTCGGGGGACGGCGACCGGGCCGCCAGGCTCACTGAGCGGTTCTACCAGCGTATATACGCCATCGCCGGCTGTCCCCTCACCGCTGACATCGTGTCACGACTCCGTGCCAACGTAGGTCGCTACTGGCTGGGTCTCAGAGTGGTGCCCAAGCATCATTTGGCGCATAGCGTGATCGTCGATGCCATCCGTTCTGGCGACTCCGCGAGGGCTGAGCAGTGGATAGCCGATCACCTCACCCGAGTGTCATCCGAACTACAGCAACGGATCAGGAGTACCCGCCGTAGGCACACCGATGCCTCCACCTGA